From a single Streptomyces rubradiris genomic region:
- the thrB gene encoding homoserine kinase — protein sequence MAGPAFRAAAVRVRVPATSANLGPGFDALGLALGLYDDVVVRVADSGLHIDIAGEGGETLPRDESHLLVRSLRTAFDLLGGQPRGLEIVCANRIPHGRGLGSSSAAICAGIVAARAVTIGGEARLDDAALLELATEIEGHPDNVAACLLGGFTLSWMEAGNARAIRMEPHDSIVPVVFVPGKPVLTETARGLLPRTVPHVDAAANAGRAALLVEALTRRPELLLPATEDRLHQEYRAPAMPDSAALVERLRADGIPAVISGAGPTVMALADADSADKVSHLAGEGWAANRLDLDVQGASVLPLAT from the coding sequence ATGGCCGGTCCAGCGTTCCGCGCCGCCGCCGTCCGGGTGCGCGTTCCCGCCACCAGCGCCAACCTCGGCCCGGGCTTCGACGCCCTCGGCCTCGCGCTGGGGCTCTACGACGACGTGGTCGTCAGGGTCGCCGACTCCGGGCTGCACATCGACATCGCGGGTGAGGGCGGCGAGACCCTGCCGCGGGACGAGAGCCACCTCCTCGTCCGCTCCCTGCGGACCGCCTTCGACCTGCTGGGCGGACAGCCCCGCGGGCTGGAGATCGTCTGCGCCAACCGCATTCCGCACGGCCGGGGCCTCGGCTCCTCCTCCGCCGCCATCTGCGCCGGCATCGTGGCCGCCCGCGCCGTGACCATAGGCGGCGAGGCCCGCCTGGACGACGCCGCGCTGCTGGAACTGGCCACCGAGATCGAGGGCCATCCGGACAACGTGGCCGCGTGTCTGCTCGGCGGTTTCACGCTGTCCTGGATGGAGGCCGGCAACGCCCGCGCCATCAGGATGGAGCCGCACGATTCCATCGTTCCGGTGGTTTTCGTGCCCGGAAAGCCGGTACTGACCGAGACCGCCCGCGGTCTGCTCCCGCGCACCGTGCCGCACGTGGACGCCGCCGCCAACGCGGGCCGCGCCGCCCTGCTGGTCGAGGCCCTCACCAGGCGCCCCGAGCTGCTGCTGCCCGCCACCGAGGACCGTCTCCACCAGGAGTACCGGGCCCCGGCCATGCCCGACAGCGCCGCGCTCGTGGAGCGGCTGCGCGCCGACGGCATCCCGGCCGTCATCTCGGGTGCCGGGCCCACCGTCATGGCCCTCGCCGACGCCGACAGCGCCGACAAGGTCTCCCACCTCGCGGGGGAGGGCTGGGCCGCCAACCGGCTGGACCTGGATGTCCAGGGAGCGAGCGTGCTGCCGCTTGCGACCTGA
- the thrC gene encoding threonine synthase: MTHQWRGIIEEYRDRLPVSDTTPVVTLREGGTPLVPAQVLSERTGCEVHLKVEGANPTGSFKDRGMTMAISKAKEEGAKAVICASTGNTSASAAAYAVRAGMVSAVLVPQGKIALGKMGQALVHGAKILQVDGNFDDCLTLARSLSENYPVALVNSVNPVRIEGQKTAAFEIVDMLGDAPDIHVLPVGNAGNITAYWKGYKEYAADGVSTRTPRMWGFQASGSAPIVRGEVVKDPSTIATAIRIGNPASWNHALAARDESGGAIDEVTDREILRAYRLLAAQEGVFVEPASAASVAGLLKAAEQGRVDPGQRIVCTVTGNGLKDPDWAVAGAPQPVTVPVDAATAAERLGLA; the protein is encoded by the coding sequence ATGACCCACCAGTGGCGCGGAATCATCGAGGAGTACCGGGACCGGCTGCCCGTCTCCGACACCACGCCGGTCGTGACGCTCCGTGAGGGCGGCACGCCCCTCGTGCCCGCGCAGGTGCTCTCCGAGCGCACGGGCTGCGAGGTCCACCTGAAGGTGGAGGGGGCCAACCCCACCGGGTCCTTCAAGGACCGCGGCATGACCATGGCGATCAGCAAGGCCAAGGAGGAGGGGGCGAAGGCCGTCATCTGCGCCTCCACCGGCAACACCTCCGCCTCCGCCGCCGCGTACGCGGTGCGGGCCGGCATGGTCTCGGCCGTCCTGGTGCCGCAGGGCAAGATCGCCCTCGGCAAGATGGGCCAGGCCCTCGTGCACGGCGCGAAGATCCTCCAGGTCGACGGCAACTTCGACGACTGCCTCACCCTCGCCCGCTCGCTCAGCGAGAACTACCCGGTGGCGCTGGTGAATTCGGTCAACCCGGTGCGGATCGAGGGCCAGAAGACGGCCGCCTTCGAGATCGTGGACATGCTCGGCGACGCGCCCGACATCCACGTCCTGCCGGTCGGCAACGCGGGCAACATCACCGCCTACTGGAAGGGCTACAAGGAGTACGCCGCCGACGGCGTCTCCACCCGTACCCCCCGGATGTGGGGCTTCCAGGCCTCCGGCAGCGCCCCGATCGTGCGCGGCGAGGTCGTCAAGGACCCGTCGACCATCGCCACCGCCATCCGCATCGGCAACCCCGCCTCCTGGAACCACGCGCTGGCCGCCCGGGACGAGTCCGGCGGCGCCATCGACGAGGTGACGGATCGTGAGATCCTGCGCGCCTACCGCCTGTTGGCCGCGCAGGAGGGCGTCTTCGTGGAGCCCGCCTCCGCCGCCTCGGTGGCCGGTCTGCTCAAGGCCGCCGAGCAGGGCAGGGTCGACCCGGGCCAGCGCATCGTGTGCACGGTCACCGGCAACGGCCTGAAGGACCCGGACTGGGCCGTCGCCGGCGCGCCGCAGCCGGTCACCGTCCCGGTCGACGCCGCCACCGCGGCCGAGCGCCTCGGCCTCGCCTGA
- a CDS encoding homoserine dehydrogenase produces the protein MRTRPLKVALLGCGVVGSEVARIMTTHADDLAARIGAPVELAGVAVRRTGKAREGIDPALVTTDATALVKRGDIDVVVEVIGGIEPARTLITTAFEHGASVVSANKALLAQDGAALHAAAEANGKDLYYEAAVAGAIPLIRPLRESLAGDKVNRVLGIVNGTTNFILDKMDSTGAGYQEALDEATALGYAEADPTADVEGFDAAAKAAILAGIAFHTRVRLDDVYREGMTEVTAADFRSAREMGCTIKLLAICERSKDGTSVTARVHPAMIPLSHPLASVRGAYNAVFVESDAAGQLMFYGPGAGGSPTASAVLGDLVAVCRNRLSGATGPGESAYADLTVSPMGDVVTRYHISLDVADKPGVLAQVATVFAEHGVSIDTVRQQGKDGEASLVVVTHRASDASLSGTVEALRKLDTVRGVASIMRVEGE, from the coding sequence ATGCGTACGCGTCCGCTGAAGGTGGCGCTGCTGGGCTGTGGAGTGGTCGGCTCAGAGGTGGCGCGCATCATGACGACGCACGCCGACGACCTCGCCGCCCGGATCGGGGCCCCCGTCGAGCTCGCCGGCGTGGCCGTGCGGCGTACCGGCAAGGCCCGCGAGGGCATCGACCCCGCGCTCGTCACCACCGACGCCACCGCCCTGGTCAAACGCGGGGACATCGACGTGGTGGTCGAGGTCATCGGCGGGATCGAGCCGGCCCGGACGCTCATCACCACCGCCTTCGAGCACGGCGCCTCCGTCGTGTCCGCCAACAAGGCCCTGCTCGCCCAGGACGGGGCCGCCCTGCACGCGGCGGCGGAGGCGAACGGCAAGGACCTCTACTACGAGGCCGCCGTCGCCGGTGCCATCCCGCTGATCCGGCCGCTGCGCGAGTCGCTCGCCGGCGACAAGGTCAACCGGGTGCTCGGCATCGTCAACGGCACGACCAACTTCATCCTCGACAAGATGGACTCGACCGGCGCCGGCTACCAGGAGGCCCTGGACGAGGCCACCGCCCTGGGGTACGCCGAGGCCGATCCGACCGCCGACGTCGAGGGCTTCGACGCCGCCGCCAAGGCCGCCATCCTCGCCGGTATCGCCTTCCACACGCGCGTCCGCCTGGACGACGTCTACCGCGAGGGCATGACCGAGGTCACCGCCGCCGACTTCCGCTCCGCCCGGGAGATGGGCTGCACCATCAAGCTGCTCGCCATCTGCGAGCGCTCCAAGGACGGGACGTCGGTCACCGCGCGGGTGCACCCCGCCATGATCCCGCTCAGCCACCCGCTGGCCTCCGTGCGCGGCGCGTACAACGCCGTGTTCGTGGAGAGCGACGCCGCCGGGCAGCTGATGTTCTACGGCCCCGGCGCCGGCGGCTCGCCCACGGCCTCCGCCGTCCTCGGCGACCTCGTCGCCGTCTGCCGCAACCGGCTCAGCGGCGCCACCGGCCCCGGCGAGTCGGCCTACGCCGACCTGACCGTCTCCCCGATGGGCGACGTCGTCACCCGGTACCACATCAGCCTCGACGTGGCCGACAAACCGGGCGTGCTCGCCCAGGTCGCCACCGTCTTCGCCGAGCACGGGGTGTCCATCGACACCGTTCGGCAGCAGGGCAAGGACGGCGAGGCCTCTCTCGTCGTCGTCACCCACCGGGCCTCCGACGCCTCCCTGTCCGGGACCGTCGAGGCACTGCGCAAGCTCGACACCGTGCGGGGTGTCGCCAGCATCATGCGGGTTGAAGGAGAGTAA
- the lysA gene encoding diaminopimelate decarboxylase encodes MSRSAHPAGPRHADVLPEGHHPAPPADLNALDRKVWSQTVTRGDDGVVGVAGIPVTRLAEEFGTPAYILDEDDFRARARAWRTAFGPDADVFYAGKAFLSRAVVRWLDEEGLNLDVCSGGELATALSAGMPAERIAFHGNNKSVEEIRRAVEAGVGRIVLDSFQEIARVAHTAQSLGKRQKVQIRITVGVEAHTHEFIATAHEDQKFGIPLAGGQAAEAVRRALQLDGLELIGLHSHIGSQIFDMSGFEVAAHRVVGLLKDVRDEHGVELPEIDLGGGLGIAYTSADDPREPHEIAKALTEIVTRECEAARLRTPRISVEPGRAIVGPTAFTLYEVGTVKPLDGLRTYVSVDGGMSDNIRTALYDAQYTVALVSRASDAEPMLARVVGKHCESGDIVVKDAFLPADLAPGDLVAVPATGAYCRSMASNYNHVLRPPVVAVRDGEARVIVRRETEDDLLRLDVG; translated from the coding sequence ATGAGCCGTTCCGCCCATCCCGCCGGGCCCCGCCACGCCGACGTCCTGCCCGAGGGCCACCACCCCGCGCCGCCCGCCGACCTCAACGCCCTGGACCGGAAGGTGTGGTCGCAGACCGTCACGCGCGGCGACGACGGCGTGGTCGGTGTCGCGGGGATTCCCGTCACCCGGCTCGCCGAGGAGTTCGGCACGCCCGCCTACATCCTGGACGAGGACGACTTCCGCGCCCGCGCGCGTGCCTGGCGCACCGCGTTCGGTCCGGACGCCGACGTGTTCTACGCCGGCAAGGCGTTCCTCTCCCGGGCCGTCGTGCGGTGGCTGGACGAGGAGGGGCTGAACCTGGATGTGTGCTCCGGTGGCGAGCTGGCCACCGCGCTGTCCGCGGGGATGCCCGCCGAGCGCATCGCCTTCCACGGCAACAACAAGTCCGTCGAGGAGATCCGCCGGGCCGTGGAGGCCGGTGTCGGGCGGATCGTGCTCGACTCCTTCCAGGAGATCGCGCGGGTCGCCCACACCGCGCAGTCCCTCGGCAAGCGGCAGAAGGTCCAGATCCGGATCACCGTGGGCGTCGAGGCGCACACCCACGAGTTCATCGCCACCGCCCACGAGGACCAGAAGTTCGGCATCCCGCTGGCCGGCGGGCAGGCGGCGGAGGCCGTGCGGCGGGCGCTCCAGCTCGACGGGCTGGAGCTGATCGGGCTCCACTCGCACATCGGGTCGCAGATCTTCGACATGTCCGGCTTCGAGGTCGCCGCCCACCGGGTCGTCGGCCTGCTGAAGGACGTCCGCGACGAGCACGGCGTCGAACTGCCCGAGATCGACCTCGGCGGCGGCCTCGGCATCGCCTACACCAGCGCCGACGACCCCCGCGAGCCGCACGAGATCGCCAAGGCGCTCACCGAGATCGTCACCCGCGAGTGCGAGGCCGCCCGGCTGCGCACGCCCCGCATCTCCGTCGAGCCGGGGCGGGCCATCGTGGGCCCCACCGCCTTCACCCTGTACGAGGTCGGCACGGTCAAGCCGCTGGACGGGCTGCGGACCTACGTCTCCGTCGACGGCGGCATGTCGGACAACATCCGCACAGCGCTGTACGACGCGCAGTACACCGTCGCGCTCGTCTCCCGGGCCTCCGACGCCGAGCCGATGCTCGCCAGGGTCGTCGGCAAGCACTGCGAGAGCGGGGACATCGTGGTCAAGGACGCGTTCCTGCCGGCCGACCTGGCACCGGGCGACCTCGTCGCCGTGCCGGCCACCGGCGCGTACTGCCGGTCCATGGCCAGCAACTACAACCACGTCCTGCGGCCGCCCGTCGTGGCCGTACGGGACGGCGAGGCCCGGGTGATCGTCCGGCGCGAGACGGAGGACGACCTCCTGCGTCTCGACGTCGGGTGA
- the nrtL gene encoding ArgS-related anticodon-binding protein NrtL: MTPADLSRTVLDAVCRAVGEGELSVAVPERVVVTEPGPGGCGDFATAVALRLAPAAGQPPRHVAGILRERLVGADGIEDVVVTGPGFLNIRLAERIDPVAALVAEIRDKGARYGHGDALAGQVVALRVPYEVRAETVADAVVRIVGTQGGRATVEHGEPVNLRPVPAPEDPAPLGPDAARWALLHPAPHDRPRITADHLVQREGNPLFRVRYAHARVRSLGRNAARLGFAAEPGPPRTGTGAPLLTPLADHPRILAAAATHRAPDRLARHLVTVADAVLPLLPSVLPVGEEKPSAAHRARLALAEAAGTVLAGGLSLLGIDAPEHL; encoded by the coding sequence GTGACCCCCGCCGACCTCTCCCGCACCGTGCTGGACGCGGTGTGCCGTGCTGTCGGTGAGGGGGAACTGAGCGTGGCCGTCCCCGAGCGGGTCGTGGTGACCGAGCCGGGGCCCGGCGGGTGCGGGGACTTCGCCACCGCCGTCGCGCTGCGGCTCGCGCCCGCCGCCGGGCAGCCGCCGCGGCACGTCGCCGGAATCCTGCGGGAACGTCTCGTCGGGGCCGACGGGATCGAGGACGTCGTCGTCACCGGGCCGGGGTTCCTCAACATCCGGCTCGCGGAGCGGATCGACCCCGTGGCCGCGCTGGTCGCGGAGATCCGGGACAAGGGCGCCCGGTACGGGCACGGTGACGCCCTCGCCGGGCAGGTCGTCGCGCTCCGGGTGCCGTACGAGGTGCGGGCCGAGACCGTCGCCGACGCCGTCGTACGCATCGTGGGGACCCAGGGCGGCCGGGCCACCGTGGAGCACGGCGAGCCCGTCAACCTGCGGCCCGTGCCCGCCCCGGAGGACCCCGCGCCGCTCGGGCCCGACGCCGCCCGGTGGGCCCTGCTCCACCCCGCCCCGCACGACCGGCCCCGGATCACCGCCGACCACCTGGTGCAGCGTGAGGGCAATCCGCTGTTCCGGGTCCGCTACGCCCACGCCCGTGTCCGCTCCCTCGGCCGCAACGCCGCCCGCCTGGGCTTCGCCGCCGAGCCCGGCCCCCCGCGCACCGGCACCGGTGCCCCCCTTCTCACCCCCCTCGCCGACCACCCCCGCATCCTCGCCGCGGCCGCCACCCACCGTGCCCCGGACCGGCTCGCCCGGCATCTCGTCACCGTCGCCGATGCCGTGCTGCCCCTGTTGCCTTCCGTGCTTCCCGTCGGCGAGGAGAAACCCTCGGCCGCCCACCGCGCCCGGCTGGCCCTCGCCGAAGCAGCCGGAACGGTGCTGGCCGGCGGCCTCTCCCTGCTCGGCATCGACGCACCCGAACATCTCTGA
- a CDS encoding response regulator, with protein sequence MPGASGRVLVVDDNKVIRQLIRVNLELEGLEVVTAADGAECLDVVHEVRPDVVTLDVVMPRLDGIRTAARLRADPRTHHLPVAIISACTQYEVQAGLDLGVDAFLAKPFEPAELVRIVMDLIERKTSRAAAGGEGPGVDAHRGDGDPGKAAGAGDAPGDGETAERDSAGQAPEEIDGLPSHDGIHP encoded by the coding sequence GTGCCAGGCGCTTCGGGCCGGGTGCTTGTTGTGGACGACAACAAGGTCATCCGGCAGCTGATCAGGGTCAACCTCGAACTGGAAGGGCTAGAGGTCGTGACCGCGGCCGATGGTGCCGAGTGTCTGGATGTGGTCCATGAGGTGCGGCCCGATGTCGTGACGCTCGATGTCGTCATGCCCCGGCTGGACGGGATCCGCACCGCCGCCCGGCTCCGCGCCGATCCCCGTACGCACCACCTGCCCGTCGCCATCATCAGCGCCTGCACGCAGTACGAGGTCCAGGCCGGCCTCGACCTCGGCGTGGACGCCTTCCTCGCCAAACCCTTCGAACCCGCCGAGCTGGTCCGGATCGTGATGGACCTCATCGAGCGCAAGACCAGTCGCGCGGCGGCCGGGGGAGAGGGGCCCGGCGTGGACGCGCATCGGGGAGACGGGGATCCGGGCAAGGCCGCTGGTGCCGGTGATGCCCCTGGTGACGGTGAGACGGCCGAGCGGGACTCGGCCGGGCAAGCCCCCGAGGAGATCGACGGTCTCCCCAGCCATGACGGCATCCATCCCTGA
- a CDS encoding MFS transporter encodes MTGDRPSAAAWRNLVMATVGFTLTFWAWNLIAPLAADFDGRLHMGASAQSLLVAVPVLVGSLGRVPIGALTDRYGARLMFPLTSALTIIPVLLLIPARSSYAALLLVGFVLGLGGTTFAIGVPLVNSWFPPAHRGAALGVFGMGMGGVALSGFLTPRMYHRGENLPFLVLAVALAVYAVLAAFLINDRPGRQIPSTPLTTRLTQAARLRVTWELSALYAIGFGGIVAFGVYLPTYLRTWYGLSPTDAGTRAAGFALVTVVFRPIGGWLADRVHPATVTAWALGLVAVLAVIQSFDPVLVPTATVCLLLMAAGLGTASGSVFALVSRVTPQPQVGSVTGIVGATGGLGGFVPPLVMGAVYSAKSSYSIGYMLLSDLALAGCVYVYGRMRTAGSTPEPAPSPAHAPEAPTR; translated from the coding sequence ATGACCGGTGACAGACCCTCCGCGGCGGCCTGGCGCAACCTGGTCATGGCCACCGTCGGCTTCACCCTCACCTTCTGGGCCTGGAATCTGATCGCCCCGCTCGCGGCCGACTTCGACGGACGGCTGCACATGGGCGCCTCGGCCCAGTCCCTGCTGGTCGCGGTCCCGGTCCTGGTCGGCTCGCTCGGCCGCGTGCCCATCGGGGCGCTCACCGACCGCTACGGCGCCCGCCTGATGTTCCCGCTGACCAGCGCCCTGACGATCATCCCCGTACTGCTCCTGATCCCGGCCCGGTCGTCGTACGCGGCCCTGCTCCTGGTGGGCTTCGTCCTCGGCCTCGGCGGCACGACGTTCGCCATCGGCGTGCCGCTGGTCAACTCCTGGTTCCCGCCCGCCCACCGGGGCGCGGCCCTCGGCGTCTTCGGCATGGGCATGGGCGGGGTGGCGCTGTCCGGCTTCCTCACCCCGCGCATGTACCACCGGGGCGAGAACCTGCCGTTCCTGGTCCTGGCGGTCGCCTTGGCGGTGTACGCCGTCCTGGCCGCCTTTCTGATCAACGACCGCCCCGGCCGCCAGATCCCCTCGACCCCCCTGACGACGCGCCTCACCCAGGCGGCCCGCCTCCGCGTCACCTGGGAACTGTCGGCGCTCTACGCGATCGGCTTCGGCGGCATCGTCGCGTTCGGCGTCTACCTTCCCACCTACCTGCGCACCTGGTACGGCCTCAGCCCCACCGACGCCGGCACCCGGGCGGCCGGCTTCGCCCTGGTCACGGTGGTCTTCCGGCCCATCGGCGGCTGGCTGGCGGACCGCGTCCACCCGGCGACCGTCACGGCCTGGGCGCTGGGCCTGGTGGCGGTCCTCGCGGTCATCCAGTCCTTCGACCCGGTCCTGGTCCCCACGGCCACGGTCTGCCTGCTGCTGATGGCGGCGGGCCTCGGCACGGCCAGCGGCTCGGTCTTCGCCCTGGTCTCCCGGGTCACCCCCCAGCCCCAGGTGGGCAGCGTCACCGGCATCGTCGGCGCGACAGGCGGCCTGGGCGGCTTCGTCCCACCCCTGGTCATGGGCGCCGTCTACAGCGCCAAGTCCTCGTACTCCATCGGCTACATGCTCCTGTCCGACCTGGCCCTGGCGGGCTGCGTCTACGTCTACGGCCGCATGCGCACGGCGGGGTCGACCCCGGAGCCGGCCCCGTCCCCGGCCCACGCGCCCGAGGCCCCGACCAGGTGA
- a CDS encoding ArsR/SmtB family transcription factor: MTGQRTEATQPAVGVKERPEPPGLPDPLPEPAAADIRLETVLGALSDPLRLRIVRKLLLESEEFDHTCGWFGLDRPKSSLTHHFRALREAGVTRQRQYGLERRSQVRVADLNARFPGLLDLVAAWTPPDGD; the protein is encoded by the coding sequence TTGACCGGGCAGAGGACCGAAGCGACCCAGCCGGCCGTGGGCGTGAAGGAGCGGCCGGAGCCCCCCGGTCTCCCCGACCCGCTGCCCGAACCGGCCGCCGCCGACATCAGGCTGGAAACCGTGCTGGGCGCGCTCAGCGACCCGCTCAGGCTGCGGATCGTCCGCAAACTCCTCCTGGAGTCCGAGGAGTTCGACCACACCTGCGGCTGGTTCGGCCTGGACCGCCCCAAGTCCTCGCTGACCCACCACTTCCGGGCCCTGCGCGAGGCGGGCGTCACCCGGCAGCGCCAGTACGGCCTGGAGCGCCGCAGTCAGGTCCGGGTGGCCGACCTGAACGCCCGCTTCCCCGGCCTGCTGGACCTCGTGGCCGCCTGGACCCCGCCGGACGGCGACTGA
- a CDS encoding MFS transporter, with translation MTAATAGERAREAVDGGEAPVRWVWLAAWPVTAVFVLSNAATPLYVLWQREMGFGRGTLTVVFACYVAGLLASLLICGVVSDRIGRKPVLLPALGLALVACLGFATAGGVGALIAARLCTGIAVGAVVSAGMAAVTDVAGPARRRLAALLASCAMVFGAGLGPLLAGVLSETLPGPTVTVFAVEALLLASAAVVVVRMPARGAHGGHGGGGRDAGRWVRVPGVPRGAGWQLALGTAVFAPGLTATSFVLSLGPSLLAGLLGTGSRIVSGALAFAMFLSATGVQFAVRRLGRRTVLACGAGATALGMAALLTAVHTGSVAALAGAALLAGAGQGMGQLGGLSLLNSAVPGARLAEANAALNVGGYLPAGLLPVSAGYLSDAVGLTTGATVFGTALAGLAVAGGGVVLLGRRRVSSRTAA, from the coding sequence ATGACGGCGGCGACCGCCGGTGAGCGTGCCCGGGAAGCGGTGGACGGGGGTGAGGCGCCCGTCCGGTGGGTCTGGCTCGCCGCCTGGCCCGTGACGGCGGTGTTCGTGCTGTCCAACGCGGCCACCCCGCTGTACGTGCTGTGGCAGCGCGAGATGGGGTTCGGCAGGGGCACGCTGACCGTGGTCTTCGCCTGTTACGTCGCGGGCCTGCTCGCGTCCCTGCTGATCTGCGGGGTCGTCTCCGACCGGATCGGGCGCAAGCCGGTCCTGCTGCCCGCGCTGGGCCTCGCCCTCGTCGCCTGCCTGGGCTTCGCGACCGCGGGCGGCGTGGGGGCGCTGATCGCGGCCCGGCTGTGCACCGGCATCGCGGTCGGCGCCGTGGTCTCGGCCGGTATGGCCGCGGTGACGGACGTGGCGGGGCCCGCCCGGCGGCGGCTCGCCGCGCTGCTCGCCTCCTGCGCGATGGTGTTCGGGGCGGGGCTGGGGCCGCTGCTGGCCGGGGTGCTGTCCGAGACGCTGCCCGGACCCACGGTCACCGTGTTCGCGGTGGAGGCGTTGCTGCTGGCGTCGGCCGCGGTGGTCGTGGTCCGGATGCCGGCGCGCGGTGCTCATGGGGGTCACGGCGGGGGCGGTCGCGATGCCGGGCGGTGGGTGCGGGTGCCCGGGGTGCCGCGCGGCGCCGGATGGCAACTCGCCCTGGGAACAGCCGTGTTCGCCCCCGGCCTCACCGCCACGTCCTTCGTCCTGTCGCTCGGGCCGTCGTTGCTGGCGGGGTTGCTCGGCACCGGGAGCCGGATCGTCTCCGGGGCGCTGGCGTTCGCGATGTTCCTGTCCGCCACGGGGGTGCAGTTCGCGGTACGAAGGCTCGGGCGGCGCACGGTGCTGGCCTGCGGCGCCGGCGCCACCGCCCTCGGCATGGCCGCGCTCCTCACGGCCGTGCACACCGGGTCGGTCGCGGCGCTGGCCGGGGCGGCGCTGCTGGCGGGGGCCGGGCAGGGGATGGGGCAGCTCGGGGGGCTGTCGCTGCTGAACTCGGCCGTGCCGGGGGCGCGGCTCGCCGAGGCCAACGCGGCGCTGAACGTCGGGGGTTACCTGCCCGCCGGGCTCCTCCCGGTGAGCGCGGGCTACCTGAGCGACGCGGTGGGCCTCACGACGGGTGCGACGGTCTTCGGCACGGCGCTGGCGGGGCTGGCCGTGGCGGGGGGCGGGGTGGTGCTGCTCGGACGGCGGCGGGTGTCCTCCCGGACAGCCGCCTGA
- a CDS encoding Ku protein: MRSIWNGAISFGLVSIPIKLVNATESHAISFRQIHTEDNGRIRYRKVCELEDREVSQAEIGKAYEDADGTMIPISDEDLSHLPIPTARTIEIVAFVPDDRIDPLQMGAAYYLAAGGAQAAKPYTLLREALKRSNKVAIAKYALRGRERLGMLRVVGDAIAMHGLLWPDEVRAPEGVAPDEHVTIRDKELDLADALMDTLGEVDLEDLHDEYREALEEVIAAKASGEAPPESPAPAAGGKVLDLMAALENSVRAARESRGAEEDAEVRQLRRGTPAPKETGAKKSTSTTKKTPAAKKAAPARKSTSKAGEGAAKKTATAKSTAGKKAATKKTASRKRTA, from the coding sequence GTGCGATCGATATGGAACGGCGCGATCTCCTTCGGCCTGGTCAGCATCCCGATCAAGCTGGTGAACGCCACGGAGAGCCACGCGATCTCCTTCCGCCAGATCCACACCGAGGACAACGGCCGCATCCGCTACCGCAAGGTGTGCGAACTGGAGGACCGCGAGGTCAGCCAGGCCGAGATCGGCAAGGCGTACGAGGACGCCGACGGCACGATGATCCCGATCAGCGACGAGGACCTCTCCCACCTGCCCATCCCCACCGCCCGCACCATCGAGATCGTGGCCTTCGTGCCGGACGACCGGATCGACCCGCTCCAGATGGGCGCGGCGTACTACCTCGCGGCCGGCGGGGCCCAGGCCGCCAAGCCGTACACGCTGCTGCGCGAGGCCCTCAAGCGCAGCAACAAGGTCGCCATCGCCAAGTACGCGCTGCGCGGGCGGGAGCGGCTCGGCATGCTGCGGGTGGTCGGCGACGCCATCGCCATGCACGGGCTGCTGTGGCCGGACGAGGTCCGGGCCCCGGAGGGCGTCGCGCCGGACGAGCACGTCACCATCCGCGACAAGGAGCTGGACCTCGCGGACGCCCTGATGGACACCCTCGGCGAGGTCGACCTGGAGGACCTGCACGACGAGTACCGGGAGGCGCTGGAGGAGGTCATCGCCGCGAAGGCCTCCGGCGAGGCCCCGCCCGAGTCCCCGGCCCCCGCCGCCGGCGGCAAGGTGCTCGACCTGATGGCCGCCCTGGAGAACAGCGTCCGGGCGGCCCGCGAGTCCCGGGGCGCGGAGGAGGACGCGGAGGTCAGACAACTGCGCCGGGGCACGCCGGCACCGAAGGAGACGGGCGCCAAGAAGTCCACGTCGACGACGAAGAAGACCCCGGCCGCGAAGAAGGCCGCCCCCGCCCGCAAGTCGACGTCCAAGGCGGGGGAGGGGGCGGCGAAGAAGACGGCGACGGCGAAGAGCACGGCCGGGAAGAAGGCGGCGACGAAGAAGACGGCGTCCCGGAAACGGACGGCGTGA